TTAtgtaattcacttttaacgttaagatacattccctgagaactatcgacaggaatgcagatcgtgacgtgaaagttaattatgacgtcatatcgtatgaagtacaggcaagtgactttctacatatcgctgtcAAATcaatcgggaagccttaacatgccgTCGTATTACAGTTGACTTACTCATGAGTTGTGTTTACAAACCTTTAGaacattattgttttaaaatctagAAAAAAAGATTTCCATATTCTCTGcagcttaaaataatgttttctttcaaaacaaatatgatGTTATTCATATTATTCAAAGCTAAAAGAACTCGCCCATGTTTTTTATGAGACTTGTAATACTGTTCACTGATTGATGGTCCGACTGTATCAGAATTGTGACCATATTTTTCTCCCAGTGCAGTCAGTGTGCTACCAAGTCAGAATGTCATAGAACTGTCAAACTATTTTGTACACAAACtgcatattttacaattaattaaagtcaaaatgaaaaatatacattcatGGTTTTTTTCTTAGCTTTGACACTATACCTGGTCTAAAGCGCTATGTTTGCCATGTTAGAACCAGATCAGAAGTGTGTCATATCAAAAACATTCAcaattatttgtatatttgtggATGTTTACCGGAAATTAAATCGAGAAACAGAAGGGAGAAGAGGCATGGCagcaagtttttaaaaaaaaatactatagaAATACTTTTATGTCGATAAAAGCTATTCCTTCATACCATTCCGTACGaaagaatgaaaacaatatctgattcaataaaaaatatagacCACTGTTTTCACCCCTGcacaaaaagtaaatataatggAACGTCAATATTACACCTTTCGGGGCCTCGgcttcaaaacaatttttttgcgTTCGTTTCCCTCCTCCTCTTTCGCTTGTTTCTAAATGCTTTATAGCCCGAAACTAACATTCCTATCAAACTTTTGCGttaattttttgtcaaaatgaaGAAGCTTGAGACAAcgttataaataaatgtaatcaaCGGGCGTTCAAGGTCAGGACCGGAAAGATGGGATATTATATTCAATGCTTTTAAGTGCGTATGaattaaatttgcaaaaagTTCATAATTTTTGTAGCCTGATAAGAAACACAATTTGTTTCGTTAAAAGCATTTATTGAATTCggcatcaaatatttttattaaacctgtAAGTTTCAATATACACTGTATGCAATTATACGTAATTTATTGCATTAGTTATTGTACATGCAATGTTTTATACGTCTCCATGTTGTTTCAAGCTCATTCCTTTTGGAATTAATTAAAGAGATAGACTATCGTTAGCGTCTAAAGCCACTGTACTGAGTACAATTTTAAAACCACAAAATGAACAATgtgtatgtataatattttatatttttgtatttcaagACGGTCATGAATTCCTTTGCATACTAGTaggaaaatacaaaaactattgaactttttaaacCTTCAAatgctttattttgatatttatatagaTATACTGTCTATAATTTTATTCCAGAAAAACAACACCAATCATCACCATGGGCATAGTGACCCGTTGTGTCCTTGGTTCTGATCCAGACTTTATCTCCTTTCTTCATTTTGATGTTAGCATGTGAGGTTGACAGAGGCCATCCAAGGTGACCCCTTCCATCGGAATTATTGTATGCAACTTTTTGGCCATTCAGCACAATTTCGGAGACAAAATATTTTCCCgcttttgttaatattgtccaTGAAAAAGAATAGATTCCATCGGACGGTGCTGTAAATACTCCGGATGTCTTATCGTATGCGTTTCCTTCGTTTAACGACACCTTATCAAAGATCACAGTCTCTTGTTTCTTCATGTTTTCCAGAGTCTTGGTTAGTGAAGATTGGAAATCAATTGTATCTATTTTAggattataaataatatatcttaagaaaagaataaaatgaaaatattaaaagagtTTGAAGAAAAAGGACATAgaagtgattaaaaattaatatgataatTCTCAATatgattgagagagagagagagagagagagagagagagagagagagatagagagagttCTGTTGAGAAAAAAGAAGTATACGAATTAAACTTCACAAACACAGTATATCAATCTATGAAtgaaacatcacaaacagtgtataATTCTTCATTGTTAAGTATGCTTCCTTTCTCTTtacttgaaatcaaacatcacaaacagtgtagaatacatgtacttcattgttAGACATACTTTGTTCTCTTTGCTAGAAATCAAAgcatcacaaacagtgtagaatacttTATTGATAGGCGTGCTTCCTTTCTCTTTACTtcaaatcaaacatcacaaacagtgtagaatacaTGACTGTACTTCATTGTTAGACATActcttttttctttacttgaaatcaaaacatcacaaacagtgtagacTACTTTGTTGTTAGGCATACTTCATTTCTCcttacttgaaatgaaaacttaGAACGAGACTTTTTTCCCTTATTAACAGGGGTAACACGTGGACTTTGACTGAAACTGCATGCTGGATTCAATCACAATGTACTATATTCTTTTGTGgatactaattttatgaatatataatatcagtatatttcaaatgaatgtgCGTAAAATTACGCCTAgaactctctctttctctttaaTAAAGAAACCCCTTCTGCAAGATAGAAAAGGAtggagggtgggggggggtgttgtacAGTTAGACAAAGTAGTTTGCAATTTAGAGATTATCTTTTGTCTTGAACAGGTGTGGAAACCTCTAGAATATGCCGTTTTCTACCTTGGGTTTGcaaatcac
This genomic window from Crassostrea angulata isolate pt1a10 chromosome 8, ASM2561291v2, whole genome shotgun sequence contains:
- the LOC128159273 gene encoding heavy metal-binding protein HIP-like translates to MRNRYIGVTLLAALSFTAGQHIYSREMADDHDEVLQNEINQLKEELVAIKDTIDFQSSLTKTLENMKKQETVIFDKVSLNEGNAYDKTSGVFTAPSDGIYSFSWTILTKAGKYFVSEIVLNGQKVAYNNSDGRGHLGWPLSTSHANIKMKKGDKVWIRTKDTTGHYAHGDDWCCFSGIKL